TCCAGGTAGTATTGCCGTGATCGGTGCAAGCAATAAGAAGGGGTCTGTTGGGTACACACTCTTCAATAACTTAATCGGCGCAGGATATGAGGGGGTTGTCTATCCCGTAAACAAAAGTGCTCCAAGTGTGCAGGGTATCCACAGCTACAGGAGTGTTGATCAAATTCCGAGAAAGATCGATCTCGCACTAATTGCCGTTCCAGCAAAGACCGTTCCTGAGGTTATGCGCGAGTGTGGTGAATCAGGTATTAGAGGGGCGATCATTATCTCTGCGGGTTTTAAAGAGATCGGAGCAAAGGGTAAAGAACTCGAAGATGAAGTCCTTGATATTGCCAGAGATTATGACATCAGGTTCATAGGTCCAAACTGTCTCGGCATCATACGACCAAAGATTCATCTCAATGCGAGCTTCGCCCCACTCATGCCGGATGATGGAAAAATTGCGTTCATATCTCAGAGCGGAGCATTATGTGCCGCGGTTCTCGACTGGTGTCATCATCGTGGGATCGGGTTCAGCTCATTTGTATCGGTCGGTTCGATGGCAGACATCACATTTGGAGATCTCATCGATTATTTTGGTATGGATCCAGATACAGGCGCCATCATACTCTATATCGAAGCCCTGAAAAATGTGCGGGGCTTCATGAGTGCTGCCAGACACTTTGCAAAGACCAAGCCAATAATTGTTGTAAAATCAGGAAGGTGTGAGCGCTCTGCAGCGGTTGCCACATCACATACAGGGGCGATGGCAGGAGATGATGATCTCTATGATGCTGCATTCAAACGTGCGGGCATCGTTCGTGTCACCAGGATCGAAGAGCTCTTTGACTGTGCCGAAGCTCTCGATTCCCAGACCAGACCCACGGGTAATCACCTCGCCATCGTGACAAATGCGGGTGGCCCTGGAGTTATGGCTGCAGACGAGTTACTCTCACAGGGTGGTGAGCTTGCAGAGCTTTCAAATAAGACGATTGAGGCTTTAAATGCCTGTCTTCCTCCATACTGGAGTCATGGGAACCCTGTTGATATCCTGGGTGATGCGACCCCAGAACGGTACCGTGATGCAACGTCGATCACACTCAGAGATCCGAATGTGGATGGCGTTCTTCTGCTCCTGACCCCTGTCTCGATGTCCGATTCAGAGCTTACAGCGAGGTATATCGTGGATTTAAACCGTGATATCTCTCCTGGCGATGTCTTTAAACCTCTGCTTGCCTCATGGATGGGTGAGGCGCTGGTTGAGAAGGGGCGAAAGATACTGGAGTCTGGGGGTGTCCCGAGTTTTGAGACACCTGAAAGTGCGGTTACCACATACCTCCACATGTACCAGTACACAAAGAACATCGCCTCCCTCTATGAGATGCCAGAGGACATTCTGACCGGGTTTCATCCTGCAAAAGACGAGGTTAAATCGATCTTCAGGACTCTTGCAAAAGATGGGCGTGAGCTTCTAACAGTTTACGAATCGATGAAGGTGCTTGCGGCGTATGATATACCCACAGTAAAAACCATGTTAGCGCATGATCCAGAAGAGGCTATCAAGATCGCGGATGAGATCGGCTATCCTGTGGCAATGAAGATCGTATCCCCACAGATCACACACAAGACGGATATCGGGTGTGTTAAACTCAATATCCAGACGCAGGAAGGGGTGAGAACTGCGTTTGAAGAGATTAACCGCAATGCAGGAGAACACAATCCAGATGCAACGATTCATGGTGTTGCGATCCAGTCGATGGTAACTGGTACTGGTTACGAGGTTATTATAGGATCGAAGCGGGATAAACTCTTTGGACCTGCCATATTATTTGGTGCAGGCGGCACGATGGTTGAGTACATCAGGGATCAAACGATCGGTTTTCCCCCTCTAAATCAGGCGCTGGCACACAGGATGATCGAGGATACAAGAATATCAAAGATTCTCAAAAATGGTTTTAGAGGAAGTCCCCCGGCAAATATCCGCCTGATCGAGGAGGCACTTGTCAAGATTTCATTCATGCTCATAGACTTTCCTGAGATCGAAGAGATGGACATAAACCCGATCCATGTCAATGATACCTCCCTTCTTGCACTTGATGCGCGAATTTTGATCAACCCTGGAAAGGTTAATATCAGTGTGCCACCTGGAAGCGATCTTATCATAAGCAGATGTCCCACCAAGTACAATCAGGAATGGACTTCACCTGCAGGAGATAAAATTTTCTTCAGAGCTATCCGTCCCGAGGATGAACCTCTGTGGCTTGAGATGGTAAGATCCTTCTCTGATGAGACGATACGCCAGAGGTTCTTTGCTCCCCTCTCTGAGATCGATCACCACATGGTAGTTCGATACTGTCACATCGATTACGACCGCGAGATTGCGATTGCGGCGTTTGTTGAAGGAGAGGAAGGATACAGGATGGTTGGCGTGGGTCGCGTGGTCATACTCTCGGATGAAAATACAGGTGAGTTTGGTATGGCGATACGTGATGAATATCAGGAAAGAGGTATCGGCAATAAGTTAGTTGACATAATGATCGAGATTGCCAGGGATTTCAGGTTAAGGACGATTATAGGCGATGTGCTTGCCGATAATCACCGTATGTTGAAGATCGCAGAGGATAAAGGATTCAAGATAAAACGCCATGAAGACCCCAGTTTGAGAAGGGTGGTACTTAATCTATGAAAGATGATAGCGGAGAATCTGAAGCTTCAGTGACTGGATTATCTGAGGATGAAGCTGCAAAGCGAATCGAGAAGTTCGGGTACAATGAGATACCTGAAAAGAAGGTGCACCCACTTTTGAAGTTTCTTTCTTACTTCTGGGGGCCAATCGCATGGATGATAGAGATTGCTGCAATTCTCTCGGCTATAATCGGCGACTGGACAGATTTTGTGATAATCCTTGTGCTTCTCCTTCTAAATGGAGTCGTGGGGTTTTGGGAGGAGCATAAAGCTGAGAATGTCGTCGCACTTTTGAAACAGAAGTTAGCGATTCGATCCATGGTATTGAGAGATGGTAAGTGGCGAGATATTCCTGCAAGGGAGCTTGTACCAGGGGATATTGTCAGGGTAAAGATTGGAGAGATCATACCCGCCGATCTCAAACTCATCGAGGGTGGATATCTCACTGTTGATGAGTCAGCCCTGACCGGTGAATCGCTCCCAGTTGAAAAGAGGGCTGGTGATATCGCATATTCAGGTTCGGTTGTTACAAGAGGGGAAATGTTAGCTGTTGTTACAGCCACAGGATCTGATACATTCTTTGGAAGGACGGTTCAGCTCGTGGAAGAGGCGGGAACGGTGAGTTCATTCCAGAAGATGGTAATAAAAGTCGGAGATTACCTCATCATCATGGCGCTGATCCTGATCTCCTTCACATTCATTGTTGCAATCTATCGTGGGGAGAGCCTGCTTGAAATGGCAACATTCGCACTTGTTCTGATGGTTGCAGCGATTCCCGCAGCACTGCCCGCGGTTTTATCGATAACGATGGCCGTTGGCGCCCTCAACCTCGCAAGAAAAAGTGCCGTTGTGACAAAACTCGTCTCGATAGAGGAGCTTGCAGGGGTTGATGTTCTCTGTGCCGATAAGACCGGGACGCTCACGATGAATCAGCTAACCACCGGGGATCCTGTAACCTTCAACGGCTACACAGATGAAGAACTCGCGCTCTATGCAGCCCTTGCCTCAGAAGGAGAGGATGCGATAGATAAGGCGATTCTAAAGCTTGTGGATGAGCTGAAAGTGGAAGATAAAGTCAAAGAGTACAGGCAGGTATCTTTTACCCCGTTTGATCCTGTGATAAAAAGAACAGAGGCAGAGGTATCAGATGGTGAAGATTTTAAGGTCACAAAAGGTGCTCCACAGGTGATTATTGGATTGTGCGGGGGTAATTTAGAGGCTGAGAGGGTGGTTGAGGATTTTGCAGCAGAAGGATACAGGTCGATCGCTGTTGCAAGAACTAAAGAGGGTAAATGGGAGCTTGTTGGGATCATACCGCTATTTGATCCTCCGAGACCAGATGCACCCTCTGCGATCGAAGAGATCAAGGATCTCGGCGTTAAAGTCAAGATGTTGACAGGAGATAACATTGCCATCGCAAGACACATCGCAGAAATTCTCAATCTCGGTAGAAATATACTCCCGATAAGGGATATCCTGAAGTTAAAGCGGGAGGCAGAGGTTGAACACTTGATAGAGGAGGCTGATGGCTTTTCAGAGGTCTTTCCTGAGCACAAATACCGCATAGTTGGTTATCTCCAGAAGCGCGGACATCTTGTTGGGATGACAGGAGATGGAGTCAATGATGCCCCTGCACTCAAGCGGGCAGACTGTGGTATCGCGGTCGCAGGGGCAACAGATGCTGCAAGAGCCGCTGCAGGGGTTGTATCACTTGAACCAGGGATCTCGATCATCAGGGACGCGATAGAAGAGGCAAGAAGAATCTTTCAGCGTATGGAAAGCTATGTCATCTACAGGATCACCGAGACAATACGGGTACTCTTCTTCATCGTATTTGCGATACTCATCTTCAACTTCTATCCGATAACAGCCCTGATGATCGTGCTTCTTGCCGTCCTGAACGATGCCCCGATACTCGCGATCGCGTACGATAACGTGAAAAAGCTCAAAGAACCCGCACGATGGGACCTTGAGAAGATAATCCTGCTCTCAACGCTTCTCGGGTTTGTAGGTGTTATAAGCTCATTTCTGCTGTTTTATATCGGCGACAAGATCTTACTTTTAGGAAGGCCAGAGCTCCAGTCATTCATATTCCTGAAGCTTGCGGTTGCAGGGCATCTGACGATATTTGTGACGAGAAAAAGGGATCGGCTCTGGAAAAAACCATATCCCGGTGGTATCCTCTTCTGGTCTGCCATTGCAACGAAAATTCTTGCAACGCTCATCGTCGTTTACGGGATACTTGTAACCCCGATTGGATGGAAATTAGCGGGGCTTATCTGGGGATATGCCATTGTATGGATGCTCATCGCAGATCAGGCAAAGATGATGGCTATACGAAGACTTGGGGAGTTTTAGGGTGAAAAGTCAAAAGATATTTAAGTGTGGGCACACATCCCTCTACAGGTGAGGAATTATGGGCAAGGTAACATCATTTCTTCTCGTACTGCTTGTTATATCCGTTGGATTCAATATTTATCTGGTTCAGAATCAAAATAGTGATACAATTTCGGCCCTCCAGGATCGGATAACCTCACTTGAAGAACAGAACAGACACCTCACAATGGAGCTTTATCAGACCAACCTCTCACTCCAGCAAGCAAGAAGACAGCTTTCATTCTACAGAGATGAGATTGCAGAGCTTAAGAGTAAGATAAGCGCTAACAATGTCCCAGGTGAGGTGGGCACAGCGAGGCTTGATGCTCCAGCTGTGCTGCGCAGGGTTGAGTACAGCGGCGAGTTTCCATTTATGACCCAGCAGATAATTGAAGAAGGGACAATGATGGAGGTTACTGTTGAAATCAAGCCAGGTAAGGGGCGTGTGCTTGTTGAGACAGAACCGCTCATGGGTGTTGTATTTCAGGATGCAGCAAACAACGCAGTTGCCGCAGCCGAGAACTATCTCGGGTGTGATCTATCAGGGAGCGATGTGATCTTCTCGGTTGAGGCAGAGGCAGAGGTCCCTGAGGTTGATGGTCCAAGTGCTGGTGCGCTCATGACAACACTTGTCGTAGCTGCAGTTGAGAACATCACACTCCCTGAGGATATCACGATGACAGGGACGATAAGCCCCGATGGACATGTTGGTGAGATCGGCGGCGTCATAGAAAAGGCTAAAGCCTCAAAAGCGGCTGGAAAGCGCATCCTGATGCTGCCAGAGGAGAATGCTCACATTGTGAGGTATGAAGCGGTCAAAAAGCAGTATGGTGGACTCACGGTTATCACACAGAAGCCTGTAATCAT
This genomic window from Candidatus Syntrophoarchaeum caldarius contains:
- a CDS encoding acetyl CoA synthetase subunit alpha, whose amino-acid sequence is MSALQLKELNKIFNPGSIAVIGASNKKGSVGYTLFNNLIGAGYEGVVYPVNKSAPSVQGIHSYRSVDQIPRKIDLALIAVPAKTVPEVMRECGESGIRGAIIISAGFKEIGAKGKELEDEVLDIARDYDIRFIGPNCLGIIRPKIHLNASFAPLMPDDGKIAFISQSGALCAAVLDWCHHRGIGFSSFVSVGSMADITFGDLIDYFGMDPDTGAIILYIEALKNVRGFMSAARHFAKTKPIIVVKSGRCERSAAVATSHTGAMAGDDDLYDAAFKRAGIVRVTRIEELFDCAEALDSQTRPTGNHLAIVTNAGGPGVMAADELLSQGGELAELSNKTIEALNACLPPYWSHGNPVDILGDATPERYRDATSITLRDPNVDGVLLLLTPVSMSDSELTARYIVDLNRDISPGDVFKPLLASWMGEALVEKGRKILESGGVPSFETPESAVTTYLHMYQYTKNIASLYEMPEDILTGFHPAKDEVKSIFRTLAKDGRELLTVYESMKVLAAYDIPTVKTMLAHDPEEAIKIADEIGYPVAMKIVSPQITHKTDIGCVKLNIQTQEGVRTAFEEINRNAGEHNPDATIHGVAIQSMVTGTGYEVIIGSKRDKLFGPAILFGAGGTMVEYIRDQTIGFPPLNQALAHRMIEDTRISKILKNGFRGSPPANIRLIEEALVKISFMLIDFPEIEEMDINPIHVNDTSLLALDARILINPGKVNISVPPGSDLIISRCPTKYNQEWTSPAGDKIFFRAIRPEDEPLWLEMVRSFSDETIRQRFFAPLSEIDHHMVVRYCHIDYDREIAIAAFVEGEEGYRMVGVGRVVILSDENTGEFGMAIRDEYQERGIGNKLVDIMIEIARDFRLRTIIGDVLADNHRMLKIAEDKGFKIKRHEDPSLRRVVLNL
- a CDS encoding plasma-membrane proton-efflux P-type ATPase, giving the protein MKDDSGESEASVTGLSEDEAAKRIEKFGYNEIPEKKVHPLLKFLSYFWGPIAWMIEIAAILSAIIGDWTDFVIILVLLLLNGVVGFWEEHKAENVVALLKQKLAIRSMVLRDGKWRDIPARELVPGDIVRVKIGEIIPADLKLIEGGYLTVDESALTGESLPVEKRAGDIAYSGSVVTRGEMLAVVTATGSDTFFGRTVQLVEEAGTVSSFQKMVIKVGDYLIIMALILISFTFIVAIYRGESLLEMATFALVLMVAAIPAALPAVLSITMAVGALNLARKSAVVTKLVSIEELAGVDVLCADKTGTLTMNQLTTGDPVTFNGYTDEELALYAALASEGEDAIDKAILKLVDELKVEDKVKEYRQVSFTPFDPVIKRTEAEVSDGEDFKVTKGAPQVIIGLCGGNLEAERVVEDFAAEGYRSIAVARTKEGKWELVGIIPLFDPPRPDAPSAIEEIKDLGVKVKMLTGDNIAIARHIAEILNLGRNILPIRDILKLKREAEVEHLIEEADGFSEVFPEHKYRIVGYLQKRGHLVGMTGDGVNDAPALKRADCGIAVAGATDAARAAAGVVSLEPGISIIRDAIEEARRIFQRMESYVIYRITETIRVLFFIVFAILIFNFYPITALMIVLLAVLNDAPILAIAYDNVKKLKEPARWDLEKIILLSTLLGFVGVISSFLLFYIGDKILLLGRPELQSFIFLKLAVAGHLTIFVTRKRDRLWKKPYPGGILFWSAIATKILATLIVVYGILVTPIGWKLAGLIWGYAIVWMLIADQAKMMAIRRLGEF
- a CDS encoding archaeal serine protease is translated as MGKVTSFLLVLLVISVGFNIYLVQNQNSDTISALQDRITSLEEQNRHLTMELYQTNLSLQQARRQLSFYRDEIAELKSKISANNVPGEVGTARLDAPAVLRRVEYSGEFPFMTQQIIEEGTMMEVTVEIKPGKGRVLVETEPLMGVVFQDAANNAVAAAENYLGCDLSGSDVIFSVEAEAEVPEVDGPSAGALMTTLVVAAVENITLPEDITMTGTISPDGHVGEIGGVIEKAKASKAAGKRILMLPEENAHIVRYEAVKKQYGGLTVITQKPVIIDTEEYIEENVGIDVVYVDSLKEIFDVING